The DNA segment CAGGGTCTTTCTTCCTTTCGGGTACAACGTGTACGTCGCATTCTGGGAGGCACACTACGCCGCGGAGAAACTGGGATGTGAGGTTATACCGGGTGGCGCGCTCGATACCAAGGGGAGGGTGAACAAAATCATCGAACTCAAGGCAAATGCCATGACAGGCACGCCCACGTATACCCTGAACATAGCGCAGGAGGCCATCGGCATGGGTATTGACCCGAAATCGCTCGGAATCGAGCGGATCCTCGGCGCCGGAGAACCGTTGCCGGAGGCGACAAGAAAACGGATTGAGGAAATATATGGTTGCAAGATGTACGACCACATCGGCAGCACGGAGACCTGCGGATTCGCCGGCATGTGTGAGGCCCAGAAAGGCCTTCACAATATAGAACCGTTGTTTCTCGTGGAACTGCTCGACCGTGACACCCTGTCTAAGGAAGTGGCCGAAGGCGAACAGGGGGTGCTCGTTATCACCCCGCTCGGCAGACACTCTTTCCCGGTGATCAGGTTCAACACGAATGATGTGGCCGTCAAAGGACCGTCAACCTGCGAGTGCGGCAGGACCTCCTCAAAATTGATGGAGATCGTGGGCAGGGTCGATGATATTACCAAGATACGCGGTGTTCTCTTTTCTCCCAAGACTGTTGAGCAGCTTGTGCGGAGCGAATTCCCTGAGATTGTCGAATACGAGCTTGTAGTAACGCGCGAAGGCGTCATGGACAAGATGCTGGCGAGGATCGAGGTCGATCCGGTGCTTTCGACTGATGAGGCGGGGGCCGTTGCTTCACGGTTCGGCGAAAGACATAAGGTAAAGACGAATCTGTCATGCACGGTCAAGATTGAGCCCCAGGGCACGCTACCCAGGTACGATCTGAAGGCCAAACGATTCAAAGATATGAGAGGTGCACACTAATGGACGAGATCAGGAAAGAGATAGCAAATCTTCAGATGAGCGCCGAGAGATTGAAGTCCCTGGCAGAGGATAATAACGCGATTCGCAAGAATGTTGAAATCATACTTACTTTCTTGTATATATTGAAGTTTATTACACCTAACGCGGATTGACAGATTAAGGGCGCGAAACAAGGATGCTTTAGGCCTTTAAGCCTTTTGCACGAATAGCGTGAGAGCATGGTAGCCTCGTAAGCGTTTGGGGCTTGCTAACAGAACTAATACCAAGGAGGTCAATATGTCGTTACAAGGGAAGCTAGCATTGGTGACGGGCGCTTCCATGCCCAAAGGGATTGGAAAGGCTATTGCCGTCACACTGGCAAAAGAAGGGGCGGATGTGGTGGTGACCGGTTTTAACAACATGGATGGCGTCAAGGCCGTGGCCGAAGAGATTAAGGGGCTGGGGCGGAGAAGCATGGCCCTCAGGATGAACGGAAGAGATTACGCGGACGTTAAGAAGGGCTTTGAGGCCATTAAGGCTGAGATGGGGCCCGTCAATATTCTCATCAACAACGCCGCGCAGATGCGCCGCATGGTGACCATAGCCAAGGCGACCGCCGAAGACTGGGATGCCGAGGTCAAACTCTGTTTGAATTCAGCCTTCTATTGCATCAAAGAGGCATGGCCCGACATGTGTGCAAACAAGTGGGGACGCGTCATCACCATGAGTTCAGTGGCTGGAATGCTCGGGGGGTACGGGCAGTCAAGCTATGCCGCAGCAAAGGCCGGTCTTGTGGGTCTTTCCAAATCCGTGGCTCTCGAGGGTGCTCGGTTCAACATTACCGCCAACACCGTAGTCATCGGAATAGCGAACACTGAGGCCTATTTCGAGCCGATACCGTTGGAAGTACGACAAAAAGTAGAGAAAAGAACGGCGCTCGGCAGGCCCGCTGAGCCGCAGGAAATCGCTGATGCCGTGGCGTTTACCGTCTCCGACAAGGCGGCGTACATGACGGGCGCCATCGTAAACATGATGGGTGGCGAGGACCTTTTCGTGTTCTAAGAGCGGTATCGGAACGGGGAGATTATCCCGTCCCAGGGTGTGCTGAACATGTAGCCGCGGACCTCTCTTTGTGAGAAGGGGGCCCTCGGTCCTCGCTAAAAAAGGGGATCTAATGATAAGGCCACACTTCATCCTTCCGGATGGAGTGTGGCCTATTTTATGGTCGGAAGTGGGAACGACCTACTAATACTGATACGACGTAGGCACCTTCTTTGCCTTTTCCTGTCCCTTCCAGTATTCAATGCGTTCATGGATATAAGCGAGCCAGCTATCTACGTCGGCTGACTTATGACCCTTGGAAATCAGGTCTTTCCTGAAGTCTTCCACAACGGGCTGCGAGGCTTTTACCCAGCGCGCACTTTCCGCATCCGGGAGATTTATGATCTGCCCGCCTTCTTTCTGGAAGAAGTCCTTGCCTTCAATGTCTATATTGTTCCATTCGACGGCCCACCGTTCGATGAATTCATTGGAGAAATCGGTGATGGTCTTCTGTACGTCCGGAGGAAGACTGTTCCACTTGTCTTTGTTCATGATCACGAAGAAACAATAGGCGCTTCCTATCTTCCAGGATGCCGTGACGTATTTGATGATTTCGCCCGTCTTAAAACCCTTCAAGGTTTCAAGGGGGAGCAGCGCGCCTTCGATGACGCTGCGTTTCAGTGAATCATAAAGGTCGGGTGTTTCGATGGGAATCGGCGTGCCTCCCAGGGCCTTCACGATATCACCGAGCCTGCCTGTACCTCTTAGTTTCAGACCCTTCAAGTCTTCGAGCGTCTTCACCGGTTTCTTAATGGTCTGTATCACGTTTATAGGTGATGTGCTGAGCATGAGCACATGATACTGGTCGAAGTCTTTGGGTTTGAACTTGTAGTAGAAATCATTGGCCACATGAGTCGCTATCCAGGCACTCGGAAATCCGACCGGCAACTCCATAATCTCCATGACCGGAAAACGTCCCCTGGTATACGAGCAGTTGGAGAGCCCGATATCGGCAACGCCCGATTCCACGCCGGCAGCGATCTTTGGCGCGCCAAGCAACGTACCGCCCGTGTACTGTGTTATCTCTACCTTACCGGCAAGTTTCTTGTTCAATTCTTCGGCATACTTGCCCATCATTACTGAATTCATGTGGGTAGGCGGGAAGTAATTTGCGAATTTGAGTTTGATGACATCCGCTGCATTACCAAAGGAAGACACGGATAGGAGCAATAAAACGGCAACAACCAGCGACAAAGTTTTCCTACTCATTTTTTGGTACCCCCTTTTAAATTTTAGTTTTGAGCGATACTCCTAATATCAAGACCGCGCACATGATATCCCGACACACCATAACGACTGAACCGCTAGGCTTCACCATGGCATGCTCATTTAAATAAAACGGATGGCAGCCAGGTGGCTAGTCCCGGGAAGAAAAAGAGAAGTCCCCAGACAAGAACAAGCGAGATGAGAAAAGGCATGACCCCCTTATATATTCTGCCCATAGGTTCCTTGGTGATGTTTTTCACCACGAACACGCAGACCGCCACAGGAGGAATAACCACGCCGATCATAACAACAACGCCGATGAGAATCCCGAACCAGATGGGATCGAAGCCGAGTTTCTGCACGGCGGGATAGAAGATGGGCGTAGCAAGGATCATGAATGCGAGGTCGTCGATGAACGATCCCCCTATCTCATAGACGAAGCAGATCATTATCATGACCACATAACGGTTGAGCGGCAGGGCGACCAGCCAATCGGCCGTCTTCTGGGGAATATTGGTTACGGCGATGAAATGACCGAGGATCGCCGAGCCGGCGATGAGCATGAGAATCATCCCTGCAGTCCGCAACGCCTCGGTAAGGGATTTGACGTACCCCCTGAAATTGAGAGTGCGCTTGGCTACAGCGAGAACCAGGATAGCAAAGGTGCCCACCGCGCCTGCCTCAGTAGGCGTGAAAAATCCAGCCATGATGCCGCCCACGACGATGACAAAGACAAGGAGGATCCAGCCGACTTCCGGCAGAGAGCGTACCCTTTCCCTCCACGTAGACCGCTCCGACTTGGGGGCGATGCCCGGATTTAGTTTTACCCATCCATAGATGATGCCCAAGAAAAGCAAGGCAATAATCAATCCGGGGATAATCCCGGCGAGGAAGAGTCGTCCGATTGACTGTTCCGTGAGGATACCGAATATGATGAGCACAACGCTCGGGGGTATGATACAACCCAGCGTGCCCACCGTTGCAACGATACCGGTGGAAAGTCTTCTGTCGTAACCAAAAC comes from the Syntrophorhabdaceae bacterium genome and includes:
- a CDS encoding AMP-binding protein: KDLNAQDIKTFEDIKKVPFTYKEELRKWQENVEPFPYGGLLGVPIEQVSTFRQTSGTTGRPVYVPETYESWQWRVESWCHILWMAGFRPRHRVFLPFGYNVYVAFWEAHYAAEKLGCEVIPGGALDTKGRVNKIIELKANAMTGTPTYTLNIAQEAIGMGIDPKSLGIERILGAGEPLPEATRKRIEEIYGCKMYDHIGSTETCGFAGMCEAQKGLHNIEPLFLVELLDRDTLSKEVAEGEQGVLVITPLGRHSFPVIRFNTNDVAVKGPSTCECGRTSSKLMEIVGRVDDITKIRGVLFSPKTVEQLVRSEFPEIVEYELVVTREGVMDKMLARIEVDPVLSTDEAGAVASRFGERHKVKTNLSCTVKIEPQGTLPRYDLKAKRFKDMRGAH
- a CDS encoding SDR family oxidoreductase; amino-acid sequence: MSLQGKLALVTGASMPKGIGKAIAVTLAKEGADVVVTGFNNMDGVKAVAEEIKGLGRRSMALRMNGRDYADVKKGFEAIKAEMGPVNILINNAAQMRRMVTIAKATAEDWDAEVKLCLNSAFYCIKEAWPDMCANKWGRVITMSSVAGMLGGYGQSSYAAAKAGLVGLSKSVALEGARFNITANTVVIGIANTEAYFEPIPLEVRQKVEKRTALGRPAEPQEIADAVAFTVSDKAAYMTGAIVNMMGGEDLFVF
- a CDS encoding TRAP transporter substrate-binding protein; its protein translation is MSRKTLSLVVAVLLLLSVSSFGNAADVIKLKFANYFPPTHMNSVMMGKYAEELNKKLAGKVEITQYTGGTLLGAPKIAAGVESGVADIGLSNCSYTRGRFPVMEIMELPVGFPSAWIATHVANDFYYKFKPKDFDQYHVLMLSTSPINVIQTIKKPVKTLEDLKGLKLRGTGRLGDIVKALGGTPIPIETPDLYDSLKRSVIEGALLPLETLKGFKTGEIIKYVTASWKIGSAYCFFVIMNKDKWNSLPPDVQKTITDFSNEFIERWAVEWNNIDIEGKDFFQKEGGQIINLPDAESARWVKASQPVVEDFRKDLISKGHKSADVDSWLAYIHERIEYWKGQEKAKKVPTSYQY
- a CDS encoding TRAP transporter large permease — translated: MNEITVGVIALVLLLVLFATGIELGFAMALMGFVGFAYLNGFRPAMQLVGRDVFDVITNYGYTVFPLFILMGQIGFNAGIAVRLYNAAHRFVGHVPGGLAMATVLGATGFKAICGSSAATSATFASVAIPEMDRFGYDRRLSTGIVATVGTLGCIIPPSVVLIIFGILTEQSIGRLFLAGIIPGLIIALLFLGIIYGWVKLNPGIAPKSERSTWRERVRSLPEVGWILLVFVIVVGGIMAGFFTPTEAGAVGTFAILVLAVAKRTLNFRGYVKSLTEALRTAGMILMLIAGSAILGHFIAVTNIPQKTADWLVALPLNRYVVMIMICFVYEIGGSFIDDLAFMILATPIFYPAVQKLGFDPIWFGILIGVVVMIGVVIPPVAVCVFVVKNITKEPMGRIYKGVMPFLISLVLVWGLLFFFPGLATWLPSVLFK